Proteins from one Sylvia atricapilla isolate bSylAtr1 chromosome 1, bSylAtr1.pri, whole genome shotgun sequence genomic window:
- the NKTR gene encoding NK-tumor recognition protein isoform X5, with product MGVQDRPQCFFEIEINREPVGRIMFQLFSDICPKTCKNFLCLCSGEKGIGKTTGKKLCYKGTTFHRVVKNFMIQGGDFSEGNGKGGESIYGGYFKDENFILKHDRAFLLSMANRGKHTNGSQFFITTKPAPHLDGVHVVFGLVISGFEVIEQIENLKTDTASRPYADVRVIDCGVLVTRSAKDALEKKKKVCSDSEASESSSSASSSSESSSESEAENERSRRRKRKRRAKTKQSRKRRKEERKKEDPSSLSDKSDVADKVDLSTKRDKPVVRPEEIPPVPENRFLLRRDVPVVNVEPEPKLLDAAPVLTDQKPSVSKSGRKIKGRGTIRYHTPPRSRSCSESDDDESSETPPHWKEEMQRLRTYRAPSGEKWSKGDKLSDPCTSRWDERSASRRSRSWSHNGYADLSTVRYSSHHKKHRKEKKKVKHKKKSKKQKHFKKHKQTKKKKTSASSDVESSHSFHRRTKPSCDRERKSRSSSLSSRRSSRRDWSKSDKEDQSLSSLSSRGSRSYYRSRSRSRSKSRSYSRRSSRSRSASKSSRSRSRSRSSSNPRQQKTVPPSPRNISARLTDTKLAKTAEPVRAVILPSDKVIVPPVVPENLPVIPLSDSPPPSRWKPGQKPWKPSYERIQEMKAKTTHLIPTQTNYSLVVVKEANTSSSYRKQERSSESDRSGYSKGRSDRSSESWQRSRSRSSRSRSYSRSYSRSRSPSSSRTKSPSSGRSPSPSKYRSDRSGYSESTSDYSLSDEDRHRNKRKSTSSDPKARGLKLRQETSSESTLPYKHPKDYDESSQGLKESDSLSSSDFSSDSEHSAKAKAVQEKDGHFPLEGDAEKQDKNSLSSERREEKAKGERDSDHSKKKAAKEKCSEQPRGGAKTKRKSYSGSKWDSESNSERGEAKHNRGDSRLSSGKEEGEATSGSDTELSVTKRIKKQSNSSEGFLGSDCTWKTSKQLSSSESESSCSSSADTRGKSKKHKHGLKKTPKKSHSKKAKEKSKGKKEKKHKIQKRKEMFHWQPPLEFGEEEDDEINEKPVTKDDKKEKQLSRDIKDKKQVYEKDEIVTDKMGNGEKSSVNENLLDKNTTCEASPDRSNLNKEPIETSTSASILNSGINVAACKSEIKQAEENNQNGLEDVIQTDDNMEICTPDRNSPGKVDVDVLSPVVLTAKPLSADVKKELQVETPEQDAVKLGNNIRDFVNIKEEKETGRQENNSAPVSGAKDCSLKSEISENTPSNMIDNKWKPLQGAGNLKPAAISTTTEVKTVVSAPEPKPAGLRIEIKAKNKVRPGSLFDEVRKTARLNRRPRNQESSSEEESPSRDDNSPSRSLSRSRSKSESKSRHRTRSISYSHSRSRSRSSTYSYRSRSYSRSRSRGWYSRDRSRSRSSSYHSYKSRSRSYSRSRSRSSSYGHHSRSSRSYTYDSYYSRSRSRSKRSDSYRRSRSYDRRSRSYGSDSDSDRSYSNNRSPSESSRYS from the exons aacaacaaaacctgCTCCTCATCTCGATGG cGTGCACGTTGTCTTTGGACTGGTTATTTCTGGGTTTGAAGTGATAGAACAGATAGAAAATCTCAAAACGGACACAGCGAGCAGGCCCTACGCAGACGTCCGGGTCATTGACTGCGGGGTGCTGGTCACCAGGTCAGCTAAAGATG CtttggagaagaagaagaaggttTGCTCTGACTCAGAAGCCTCAGAGTCCTCCTCCAGTGCATCCAGCTCTTCAGAATCCTCATCTGAGAGTGAGGCTGAGAAtgaaaggagcaggagaagaaagaggaaaagaagagctAAGACCAAACAGTCCAGGAAAcgaaggaaggaggagaggaagaaagaggatcCAAG CAGCCTTTCTGACAAGAGCGATGTCGCAGACAAAGTCGACCTTAGCACAAAGCGGGACAAGCCCGTGGTACGTCCTGAAGAAATCCCCCCAGTGcctgaaaatagatttttgctCAGAAGAGATGTGCCTGTTGTCAATGTAGAGCCTGAACC GAAGCTTCTTGATGCTGCTCCAGTTCTGACTGACCAGAAACCATCAGTCTCTAAATCCGGACgaaaaattaaaggaagagGCACAATA CGCTATCACaccccgccgcgctcccgctCCTGCTCCGAGTCCGACGACGACGAGAGCAGCGAGACCCCTCCCCACTGGAAGGAGGAGATGCAGAGGCTGCGCACCTACCGAGCACCCAGCGGGGAGAAGTGGAGCAAAGGAGACAA gttGAGTGACCCCTGTACAAGCAGGTGGGACGAGAGAAGCGCATCCCGGAGATCCAGGTCTTGGTCCCATAACGGTTATGCTGATCTAAGCACTGTGAGATACTCCAGCCATCACAAGAAgcacaggaaagagaagaagaaagtgaagcataaaaagaaatctaaaaagcagaagcatttcAAGAAGCACAAGCAAacgaagaaaaagaaaacatcagccTCCTCAGATGTAGAATCCTCTCATTCCTTCCACAGGAGGACAAAACCGTCTTGTGATCGTGAGAGGAAATCTCGTTCTTCCTCATTGTCTTCCAGGCGTTCATCCAGGAGAGACTGGTCTAAATCTGATAAGGAAGACCAGAGCTTGTCATCTTTATCAAGTAGAGGGTCACGATCGTACTACAGGTCCAGATCCAGGTCTAGATCTAAATCAAGATCTTACTCCAGAAGAAGTTCTAGATCAAGATCAGCCTCTAAATCATCACGATCTCGAAGTAGGTCACGGTCAAGTTCTAACCCCAGGCAGCAAAAGACTGTTCCCCCCTCTCCACGGAATATTTCAGCACGGTTAACGGACACTAAGTTGGCCAAGACTGCTGAGCCTGTCCGAGCAGTGATACTGCCCAGTGACAAGGTTATCGTGCCACCAGTTGTCCCAGAAAACCTCCCTGTCATACCCTTAAGTGACAGTCCTCCGCCCTCAAGGTGGAAACCTGGGCAGAAACCTTGGAAGCCATCGTATGAGCGAATTCAGGAGATGAAAGCTAAAACAACCCACTTAATTCCCACCCAAACTAATTACAGTTTAGTAGTCGTTAAGGAGGCCAACACTTCATCCTCCTATCGcaagcaggagaggagctccGAGAGCGATCGGAGCGGTTATTCCAAAGGCCGCAGTGACAGGAGCTCGGAGAGCTGGCAGAGGTCCAGGAGCAGGTCCTCTCGAAGCCGGTCATACTCCAGATCTTACTCAAGGTCTAGAAGCCCATCGAGCTCGAGGACAAAATCTCCTTCTTCTGGCAGATCACCGTCCCCGAGTAAATACCGCAGCGACAGGTCGGGGTACAGCGAGTCCACATCTGACTATTCCCTCAGCGATGAGGACAGGCacaggaacaaaaggaaatccACATCCAGCGATCCCAAAGCTCGGGGCCTCAAACTGAGGCAGGAAACGAGCTCGGAAAGCACTTTGCCTTACAAGCATCCAAAGGACTACGATGAGTCTTCCCAAGGGTTGAAGGAGAGTGACAGTTTGTCATCCTCAGACTTCTCCTCCGACAGCGAGCACTCTGCCAAAGCCAAAGCAGTCCAAGAAAAAGATGGTCACTTTCCATTAGAAGGAGATGCTGagaaacaggataaaaataGCTTAAGTTcagagagaagggaggagaaagccAAGGGTGAGCGGGATTCTGATCACTCGAAAAAGAAAGCAGCTAAGGAGAAATGCTCGGAGCAGCCCAGAGGTGGTGCAAAAACGAAACGCAAATCCTACTCAGGTAGCAAATGGGACTCGGAGTCGAATTCTGAAAGAGGAGAGGCAAAGCATAATAGGGGGGATTCCAGACTCTCCTCtgggaaagaagaaggagagGCCACCTCAGGGTCTGACACTGAGCTTAGTGTTAccaaaaggataaaaaaacaATCCAATTCCTCAGAGGGCTTTTTGGGCTCTGACTGCACGTGGAAGACAAGCAAACAGTTGTCATCTTCTGAATCTGAGAGTTCTTGTTCCAGCTCAGCAGACACTCGAGGCAAGTCGAAAAAACACAAGCATGGGTTGAAAAAGACTCCTAAAAAATCACATtccaaaaaagcaaaggaaaaatcgaaaggcaaaaaggagaaaaaacacaaaatccagaaaagaaaagaaatgtttcattgGCAGCCCCCCCTTGAGTTTGGGGAAGAAGAGGACGATGAGATAAATGAAAAGCCGGTTACTAAGgatgataaaaaagaaaagcagcttagCAGGGACATAAAGGATAAAAAACAAGTTTATGAAAAGGATGAAATAGTCACAGATAAAATGGGAAATGGTGAAAAGTCGAGTGTGAATGAAAACCTTTTAGATAAAAACACCACATGTGAGGCCTCGCCAGATCGCAGCAACCTTAATAAAGAGCCCATTGAAACAAGCACTTCAGCCAGTATTTTAAACTCAGGAATAAACGTGGCTGCCTGCAAGAGTGAGATTAAacaagctgaagaaaataacCAGAATGGGCTGGAAGATGTTATTCAGACAGATGACAACATGGAGATTTGTACTCCAGATCGTAACTCGCCGGGGAAGGTGGATGTGGATGTTTTGTCTCCTGTCGTTCTCACTGCTAAACCTTTAAGTGCTGATGTAAAAAAAGAGTTACAGGTTGAGACCCCTGAGCAAGATGCTGTCAAACTGGGAAACAACATAAGAGACTTCGTTaatattaaagaagaaaaagaaacgGGGAGGCAAGAAAATAACTCTGCCCCTGTGTCTGGTGCTAAAGACTGTagtttaaaaagtgaaatttctgaaaatactcCAAGCAATATGATAGATAATAAATGGAAGCCTTTGCAAGGTGCTGGTAACTTAAAACCAGCAGCAATTAGTACGACCACAGAAGTTAAAACTGTAGTATCAGCACCGGAGCCTAAACCAGCAGGTTTAAgaattgaaataaaagcaaaaaataaagtaagGCCTGGGTCTCTTTTTGATGAAGTGAGGAAAACAGCTCGGCTAAATCGTCGGCCAAGGAACCAAGAAAGTTCCAGTGAGGAGGAATCTCCAAGCAGAGATGACAACAGCCCTTCCAGGAGTCTCAGCAGGTCACGAAGTAAATCTGAGTCTAAATCCAGACACAGAACAAGGTCCATATCCTACAGTCACTCGAGAAGTCGATCCAGAAGTTCTACATACTCATATAG GTCCAGGAGCTACTCGAGGAGCCGGAGCCGGGGCTGGTACAGCAGAGATCGCTCCAGGAGCCGCAGCAGCTCCTACCACAGCTACAAGAGCCGCAG TCGGAGCTACAGCAGGAGCCGATCCAGGAGCAGTTCCTATGGTCACCACAGTCGATCCAG CAGGTCCTACACCTATGACAGTTACTACAGCAGGAGCCggagcaggagcaagaggaGCGACAGCTACCGGAGATCTCGGAGCTACGACCGGAGATCCAG GTCCTACGGTTCTGACAGCGACAGCGACCGCAGCTACTCCAACAACAGGAGCCCCAGTGAGAGCAGCAGATACAGCTGA